One window of the Sparus aurata chromosome 7, fSpaAur1.1, whole genome shotgun sequence genome contains the following:
- the calcoco1a gene encoding calcium-binding and coiled-coil domain-containing protein 1 isoform X2: MEKAWLVEFRNVGCSYFPQSRVDCHYTLSSQHNWASNDWIGLFKVEWSSVKDYHTFVWALAPADYQEGTDVNCCVHFQASYLPKPSSQEYEFVYIDAKGEVCSRSSKFTFCAPKPLEDLVTLEEASHGEGEGTDMLLVVPRAELLQSRLEECLRERAELLQVQEAANRQRVKEKVEYRRAREACDRRCRELESDIAGLQEELKQSQEKMEEMERKQKEVQALGESLAQEKSTLLDAREESEARIKELEEDIKILTERTVERETELERMKERAKRAGAQRKEEESERKSMQTKLEQSEGELRSLSKEFQGLRNSLAQRDTSVLQLQSTITTLTQKLTTAHRKEAESEATLKEMRSLRERLNASERAAEGLKSDLSVTIAQRDHGQAELHQARLQAAQLTLQLADSSLALREGRARWAQERQSLQRAAEKDHERLEKLNTEMQRMEDRLQEERMERVKLEVELGREKDCNRVQLCETRRELQELKASLRVAQKEKEQLLAEKQELMEYICQLEQKMGTVASAKWSAAPIASTGRPGSALSDSEDENPEALQPLRPPRPLGHYSLCEQGEPDSLLLATPPSSPREAERSAVVINQPAPLSSPHQAGPETLAHSSDSEEESNPIPCARHSSGEETALLLPEHMDTVLSDLADTSLW; this comes from the exons ATGGAGAAGGCTTGGCTGGTGGAGTTCAGAAACGTGGGCTGCAGTTACTTCCCTCAGAGCAGAGTCGATTGCCACTACACACTGAGCTCACAGCACAACTGGGCCAGCAATGACTGGATAGGGCTCTTCAAG GTGGAATGGTCATCAGTGAAGGACTACCACACGTTTGTTTGGGCACTGGCCCCAGCTGACTATCAGGAGGGCACCGATGTCAACTGCTGTGTGCACTTCCAGG CTTCCTACCTACCCAAGCCCAGCTCCCAAGAGTATGAGTTTGTATATATTGATGCAAAGGGGGAAGTTTGCTCCCGTAGCTCCAAATTCACTTTCTGCGCTCCGAAGCCGCTTGAGGATCTGGTGACCCTGGAGGAGGCGTCCcatggagagggagaaggcaCAGACATGTTGCTGGTGGTGCCCAGggctgagctgctgcag AGTCGGCTGGAGGAATGCCTGCGAGAGCgtgctgagctgctgcaggtgcAGGAGGCAGCAAACAGGCAGAGGGTGAAAGAGAAGGTGGAGTACAGGAGGGCGAGGGAGGCCTGTGACAGACGATGCAGAGAGCTAGAAAGCGACATTGCTgggctgcaggaggagctgaagcAGAGTcaagagaagatggaggagatggaAAGGAAACAGAAG GAGGTGCAGGCTTTAGGAGAATCACTAGCCCAGGAGAAAAGCACTTTATTGGATGCGAGGGAGGAGAGCGAAGCGCGAatcaaagagctggaggaggataTCAAAATCCTAACAGAGAGAACTGTcgaaagagagacagagttgGAAAG GATGAAGGAAAGAGCAAAGAGGGCTGGAGCtcagaggaaagaagaggagagtgaaagaaagagCATGCAG aCCAAGCTGGAACAGTCAGAGGGTGAACTCCGAAGTCTGTCTAAGGAGTTCCAGGGCCTGAGGAACTCACTGGCCCAGAGAGACACGAGTGTCCTGCAGCTCCAGAGCACCATCACTACCCTCACCCAGAAACTCACCACTGCCCACAGGAAGGAG GCGGAGAGCGAGGCAACGTTGAAGGAGATGCGGAGTCTGCGAGAGCGTCTGAACGCGAGTGAGCGTGCTGCagagggcttgaaaagtgatctGAGTGTCACGATAGCGCAAAGGGATCATGGGCAGGCCGAACTGCACCAGGCTCGTCTGCAGGCAGCCCAGCTGACTCTTCAGCTTGCAGATTCCAGTCTGGCCCTGAGGGAAGGAAGAGCTCGCTGGGCTCAGGAGAGGCAGAGTCTGCAGCGCGCTGCTGAG AAGGACCATGAGCGTCTGGAGAAACTCAATACAGAGATGCAGAGGATGGAGGACAGGctacaggaggagaggatggaaagAGTGAAGCTGGAGGTTGAGCTTGGGAGAGAAAAGGATTGCAACCGG GTTCAGCTGTGTGAAACCCGCAGGGAGCTCCAGGAGCTGAAGGCCAGCCTGAGGGTCGCccagaaggagaaggagcagctGCTTGCAGAGAAACAG GAGTTGATGGAGTACATCTGTCAGCTGGAGCAGAAGATGGGAACAGTGGCCAGTGCCAAGTGGAGCGCTGCCCCGATTGCCTCCACAG GGCGGCCTGGCAGTGCATTATCTGACTCCGAGGACGAGAACCCAGAGGCTCTGCAGCCCCTCCGTCCACCAAGACCTCTGGGACACTACAGCCTGTGTGAGCAGGGCGAGCCTGACTCCCTGCTCCTTGccacccctccttcctcccccagGGAAGCAGAGAGGAGCGCCGTGGTCATCAACCAGCCTGCCCCGCTGTCCTCACCACATCAGGCCGGACCCGAAACTCTGGCACACAGCTCGGATTCG GAGGAGGAATCTAATCCGATTCCATGTGCAAGGCACAGCTCTGGAGAGGAGACAGCACTTCTGCTTCCTGAGCACATGGACACTGTTCTCAG TGATCTGGCTGACACCTCGCTATGGTAA
- the calcoco1a gene encoding calcium-binding and coiled-coil domain-containing protein 1 isoform X1, whose product MEKAWLVEFRNVGCSYFPQSRVDCHYTLSSQHNWASNDWIGLFKVEWSSVKDYHTFVWALAPADYQEGTDVNCCVHFQASYLPKPSSQEYEFVYIDAKGEVCSRSSKFTFCAPKPLEDLVTLEEASHGEGEGTDMLLVVPRAELLQSRLEECLRERAELLQVQEAANRQRVKEKVEYRRAREACDRRCRELESDIAGLQEELKQSQEKMEEMERKQKEVQALGESLAQEKSTLLDAREESEARIKELEEDIKILTERTVERETELERMKERAKRAGAQRKEEESERKSMQTKLEQSEGELRSLSKEFQGLRNSLAQRDTSVLQLQSTITTLTQKLTTAHRKEAESEATLKEMRSLRERLNASERAAEGLKSDLSVTIAQRDHGQAELHQARLQAAQLTLQLADSSLALREGRARWAQERQSLQRAAEKDHERLEKLNTEMQRMEDRLQEERMERVKLEVELGREKDCNRVQLCETRRELQELKASLRVAQKEKEQLLAEKQELMEYICQLEQKMGTVASAKWSAAPIASTAGRPGSALSDSEDENPEALQPLRPPRPLGHYSLCEQGEPDSLLLATPPSSPREAERSAVVINQPAPLSSPHQAGPETLAHSSDSEEESNPIPCARHSSGEETALLLPEHMDTVLSDLADTSLW is encoded by the exons ATGGAGAAGGCTTGGCTGGTGGAGTTCAGAAACGTGGGCTGCAGTTACTTCCCTCAGAGCAGAGTCGATTGCCACTACACACTGAGCTCACAGCACAACTGGGCCAGCAATGACTGGATAGGGCTCTTCAAG GTGGAATGGTCATCAGTGAAGGACTACCACACGTTTGTTTGGGCACTGGCCCCAGCTGACTATCAGGAGGGCACCGATGTCAACTGCTGTGTGCACTTCCAGG CTTCCTACCTACCCAAGCCCAGCTCCCAAGAGTATGAGTTTGTATATATTGATGCAAAGGGGGAAGTTTGCTCCCGTAGCTCCAAATTCACTTTCTGCGCTCCGAAGCCGCTTGAGGATCTGGTGACCCTGGAGGAGGCGTCCcatggagagggagaaggcaCAGACATGTTGCTGGTGGTGCCCAGggctgagctgctgcag AGTCGGCTGGAGGAATGCCTGCGAGAGCgtgctgagctgctgcaggtgcAGGAGGCAGCAAACAGGCAGAGGGTGAAAGAGAAGGTGGAGTACAGGAGGGCGAGGGAGGCCTGTGACAGACGATGCAGAGAGCTAGAAAGCGACATTGCTgggctgcaggaggagctgaagcAGAGTcaagagaagatggaggagatggaAAGGAAACAGAAG GAGGTGCAGGCTTTAGGAGAATCACTAGCCCAGGAGAAAAGCACTTTATTGGATGCGAGGGAGGAGAGCGAAGCGCGAatcaaagagctggaggaggataTCAAAATCCTAACAGAGAGAACTGTcgaaagagagacagagttgGAAAG GATGAAGGAAAGAGCAAAGAGGGCTGGAGCtcagaggaaagaagaggagagtgaaagaaagagCATGCAG aCCAAGCTGGAACAGTCAGAGGGTGAACTCCGAAGTCTGTCTAAGGAGTTCCAGGGCCTGAGGAACTCACTGGCCCAGAGAGACACGAGTGTCCTGCAGCTCCAGAGCACCATCACTACCCTCACCCAGAAACTCACCACTGCCCACAGGAAGGAG GCGGAGAGCGAGGCAACGTTGAAGGAGATGCGGAGTCTGCGAGAGCGTCTGAACGCGAGTGAGCGTGCTGCagagggcttgaaaagtgatctGAGTGTCACGATAGCGCAAAGGGATCATGGGCAGGCCGAACTGCACCAGGCTCGTCTGCAGGCAGCCCAGCTGACTCTTCAGCTTGCAGATTCCAGTCTGGCCCTGAGGGAAGGAAGAGCTCGCTGGGCTCAGGAGAGGCAGAGTCTGCAGCGCGCTGCTGAG AAGGACCATGAGCGTCTGGAGAAACTCAATACAGAGATGCAGAGGATGGAGGACAGGctacaggaggagaggatggaaagAGTGAAGCTGGAGGTTGAGCTTGGGAGAGAAAAGGATTGCAACCGG GTTCAGCTGTGTGAAACCCGCAGGGAGCTCCAGGAGCTGAAGGCCAGCCTGAGGGTCGCccagaaggagaaggagcagctGCTTGCAGAGAAACAG GAGTTGATGGAGTACATCTGTCAGCTGGAGCAGAAGATGGGAACAGTGGCCAGTGCCAAGTGGAGCGCTGCCCCGATTGCCTCCACAG CAGGGCGGCCTGGCAGTGCATTATCTGACTCCGAGGACGAGAACCCAGAGGCTCTGCAGCCCCTCCGTCCACCAAGACCTCTGGGACACTACAGCCTGTGTGAGCAGGGCGAGCCTGACTCCCTGCTCCTTGccacccctccttcctcccccagGGAAGCAGAGAGGAGCGCCGTGGTCATCAACCAGCCTGCCCCGCTGTCCTCACCACATCAGGCCGGACCCGAAACTCTGGCACACAGCTCGGATTCG GAGGAGGAATCTAATCCGATTCCATGTGCAAGGCACAGCTCTGGAGAGGAGACAGCACTTCTGCTTCCTGAGCACATGGACACTGTTCTCAG TGATCTGGCTGACACCTCGCTATGGTAA